AAGATGGCTTGATGGATTTGGATCAAGTTCACGGCATCATGGAAGCAATGCTGAGTATGTGTGAAAACTCCTTCCCTGGTCCTGCTTTCCGTATGGCTGTATTGGATGCACCCCCCGTCAAACCGGGCAAGAATGATAATAAGGCAGTCACCCCCGACCAACAAAAACCCCAGGATGTATATACCTGGTTGAAAGAATTTAATCGCCGCTCCATGTATGGTGCGTTGTACTACCCCTGGATTAAAGTTGCTAACCCTCGTAACGGTGGCAAACCAATCCTCGTTCCTCCCAGTGGTCACATGATGGGTCTGTGGTGCCGCACTGACCAGTCTCGCGGTATCTTCAAGGCTCCTGCTAACGACACTCCACGGGGTGTACTAGGTTTGGCATATGAAACTAATATGCGAGAACAGGAATTACTTAACCCTGTTGGTATCAACTGTATTCGTAACTTTGCTAGTTACAACCGGGGCTATAAAGTATGGGGCGCTCGTACCCTAGTAGAACCCGATAATATTCAATGGCGCTATATCAGTGTTCGCCGCTTGATTAGCTACATCGAAAAATCCATTGAAATTGGTACTCAGTGGGTGGTATTCGAGCCAAACGACATGGATTTATGGGAACGGGTAAAACGTACCGTCAGCAACTTCCTAGAGCAACTATGGCGTGAAGGTGCATTATTTGGTGGTTCTGCTGCCGATGCTTTCTATGTCAAGTGCGATGGTGAACTCAACACCAATGAAACCATGATGATGGGTCGTCTGTACGTAGAAGTTGGTGTATGTCCAGTTCGTCCGGCAGAATTTGTCATCTTCCGGATTAGCCAATGGGCACCCGGTCAATAATTAATTGCCAATTCAAAGTCAAGGGTTAACTCTTGATTTTGAACTCCCCCATTTTGGTTTTTCAAAGATTTGGAGAAAGTGAAAAATGCCCGAATTAAAACCCATACCTACTAGTAGATTCTATATTGAATTTGATGGTCTGACTGATAAACTAGTCAAAAGTGCTGCGGAATTTAGCTTTGATGGACAGACTACTGGTCACGAAAAACCACTAGCTTCTACCAAGGACGGAAAAACTCTCTGGCAAACGACATCCGGTGGTTTTAAGCAAAACCCTAATTTCACCATTGAGGTATATCTCAGTGAAGGCGATATGGATTTTTATAACTGGATGGTAGCTACCATGCCTAAAAGTGAGGGTGGTAAGGGTGAATGGGCAAAGAATCGCAAAAGTGGTGCCCTAGTTGCCTATGACAGTGATGATCAAGAAACTATGCGCTGGAAAATTACCAACGGTTGGATTAAGTCCTACAAGGTTTCAGAATTTGCTTCTGATAGCAATCAATTAGCTGTAGAAACTGTGGAAATTGTTTGCGAACAAATTGACCGTACAACTTAATAATTTATTTATTCTGGTTAGTAGGTGGTAATAATTTTACTATCTATATAGGAATCAAGCTCACAAAAAATCAAGGAATTTTCCCATGGCAAAAGGTGAACTATTAGCTAGCTCAAAATTTTTTGTTGATTTTGATGGTTTAGCCGATTTAGTCGTCAAGAAAGTTAGCGGTATTTCCATTGAATTACTAACTGCTGGTGACCAAACTCCCTATGGTGTCACAAAAGGCGGTAAATCTCAAATTCAAGCAACAGTAACTGGTACACAAAACGGTACAATTACCGTTGAATATGTGGGAACCGCAGGTGATAAAAGACTTTTCCAATGGTTTGAACAGTCTCACTCCCAACCAACTACTGGTGGTGGAACCCAAACCAAAGGAAAATTGAAAGATGGTTCAATCATTCTTTACAACCAAGGTGGAGATGAAGCTGCACGTTGGAATATGAAAGGTGTAATGCCTAAAAGCTATAAAACTACCAAAATGGAAGCAGGTTCGACTGAATTATTTATTGAAACTGTCGAGTTTGCTATGGAGTCATTGCGCCGAGTTAAATAGTTGGAAATTTATGGCTAATTGCTAATTCACTCATGAAATCATATATAGCATGAGATAGGCTAGCCCATGGGGAAAGTCGAGTGGTGACAGGGAACAGAGTTGAAATTATATCTATATAAATATTTGATAATTTCGTTGCTTCCTAATTCCTTCAGCGATTGCTATAATATGTCGAATTAGCAATTAGCTTTTCATCTAAAATTATCAAGAGTTTTGTGAAAGATAACGATTACGAAATTTTAACTTCTTCTAAGTTTTATCTAGAAATTCGTGTTGATGGTAGTGACGATCGTATTGATGGTTACTTCATGGAATGTTCAGGTTTTGAACGCAGTCAAGATGTCGTTGAGTTTT
The Calothrix sp. 336/3 DNA segment above includes these coding regions:
- a CDS encoding phage tail protein, which encodes MPELKPIPTSRFYIEFDGLTDKLVKSAAEFSFDGQTTGHEKPLASTKDGKTLWQTTSGGFKQNPNFTIEVYLSEGDMDFYNWMVATMPKSEGGKGEWAKNRKSGALVAYDSDDQETMRWKITNGWIKSYKVSEFASDSNQLAVETVEIVCEQIDRTT
- a CDS encoding phage tail protein translates to MAKGELLASSKFFVDFDGLADLVVKKVSGISIELLTAGDQTPYGVTKGGKSQIQATVTGTQNGTITVEYVGTAGDKRLFQWFEQSHSQPTTGGGTQTKGKLKDGSIILYNQGGDEAARWNMKGVMPKSYKTTKMEAGSTELFIETVEFAMESLRRVK